The Nymphaea colorata isolate Beijing-Zhang1983 chromosome 7, ASM883128v2, whole genome shotgun sequence DNA window tagagagaaaaagaagcaagaaacaagcaAGATTTAACGTGGTTTGGTCTGCTcagacctacatccacgacaaAGGCTCCACACATcgctttgtatttttcattattttgggCCAAAGGCAATACACATTATATATGAGAGCTTCCACCAGAATGCCTAACGAATGTGGAAGGCTCTCTCACAAGgcaatacaataaaagaaaccaTGATAGTTTCTAAAACATGCACAAGGAAAGAACGGTTATATGCCCAACAGGTggaaacaagaaaggaaacttgattcttcaacactccccctcaagtggggtGTAAATATTTGTACATCCCCACTTGATGAGATTCTTGTAATGTTGATCTCGATTTAAACCTTTAGTATGACCTTCTGCCAGTTGATTTGAGCTTTTTGTATATGGTGTGAGTAGTTCTCCTTTCTGCACTTTTTcacgaatataatgacaatcaatttcaatatgtttggtcatttcatgaaaaacaggattTGCTGCAATAGAaattgcagcttgattgtcacaatgcaagggaatatgaaTATCAACTTGTAATCCAATTTTTGGTACAAGAGTTTTAATCCATGTAAGCTCACTTGCTACTGTAGCCATAGCCCAATATTCTGCCTGAGCACTAGATCTAGACACTACACTTTGCTTTTTTAGTTTTCCAAGACACAATGTTTCCTCCAACAAACACACAATAACCGGTGGTGGATTTTCTGTTTGAACTACCAGCCAAATCGGCATCATATAACCACACACTTGATTATAACCATTCCTTTTGTATCATATACCTTGTCCTAGAGCCTTCTTTAGATCATGCAATATACAATTGACGATTTTCCAATGATGTTCAGTAGGAGTATACATGCACTGACTGGCAATACTAACTGCATATGTTATGTCAAACCTTGTATAGTTAAATAAATAagcttccctacaagacattggtAGCCTTCTTTGTTAATGACAGGTTCATCATGAGTAATTTCAATCTTTTAACCGACTTCAATAGGTGTCTCTATTGACTTGCACCCAATCTTTCCTGCTGTTTTGAGCAAATCCATCGTGCATTTCTGTTGAGATAGAAAAAGACCTTTTTGTGAGTGAGCTATCTCAATTCCTGAAAAATAAGGAAGTCTTCCTAGATCTTTTATGTCAAAAGTTTCATAAAGGAGCTCTTTAGTCTTCAGAATTCCTTGGTCATTTGTTCGTATAAGaattatgtcatcaacatagaccaaaataataataagatgATCATCCTTTCTTTTGATAGACAAAGAATTGTCGGCATTGCTTCAAGCAAAATTGTTTTGTTCTAGGAAGTTACTCATATGATAGTGTCATGCTCTTGGAGATTGTTTCAAACCATTGATAGCTTTATGCAACTTGCACGCAAGCTTACCATTTGCTTCCTTTGGATGCCTAGGAGGAAGTttcatatacacttcttctttcAACTCTCCTtgcaagaaagcatttttaacatctaattgTTACAAAGGTCAATTGTAATTGCAACCAATAGAAAGAATTACTCTGAcattattcatttttgctacgggagcaaatgtttcctcataaTCTAGGccttgtgtttgtgtgtatccTTTTACTACCAgtctagctttgtatctttcaacacttccatcacTTTTGTGTTTTATCTTGAATACCCATCGACATCCCACAGCCCTTTTTCCATATGATAAGGTGACAATATCCCACGTCTTATTTTTGTATAATGCATCAAGctcttcattcatggccttTACCCATAACAAgtctttttttgcttcttcataTGTAGACAGTTCAGAACAGCTAGAGACTTGAGACAAATATGCTTTATATGTGTTGTGAAATCTCTCATACCCAACATAATGCTCTACCGAATAGTCCATGGAAGAGAGCATGACATAATCAGATAAACGAGTAGGAGGTTTGGTTTGACGTTCTGATCTTTTCAAAGGAAATTGAATGTCATTTTGATCATCTATATTTTGACTGTTAATCTGATTCTGTGATGTGGCATTTTCTATGTTGGCCTCTTGAAAAGTTTCTAGTGGATCTGAATTTCTTCTCATGATTGTGAACACATCATCTGCATTAGTGGTTGGTAATACAAGCTCTCCCTGAAAACCATTCTTGTCAAGCACGTTAGAATTAGATAATAAATTCTCCCACTGAATATGTTTCTCCTACACTGCCTAAGGAAAATATGGTGTATTTTCATTAAATACCACATCCCTAGATATTAGAAGATGTTTTTCTTCTAAACTATAACATTTGTACCCCTTTTGCGAGATGGAATACCCTAAGAACATGCATTTAAAAGCTCAACTACTAAGTTtgtctaaattttgtttttgtgtagCAACAAAACAAACATCCAAAGGTTTGCATGTGGTTCAAATTGAGTTTTCGTCCCTTTAGGATTTCAAGAGGAGCACGATCCTGAAGTTGCTTGCTAGGAAGGCGATTAACAATATAACATGCATTCAAAAGAGCAGCACTCCAATAAATTCTTGGAACGTTCATTTGGAATAACAAGGCTAGCGTGACTTCTAGGAGAAGTCGATTTTTTCTTTCGGCTACTCCGTTTTGTTGAGGAGTCCCTACACAGGTAAACTGATGATCAATaccatgttgtttttcaaaactttgaaacaaagaatttttaaaCTCAGTGCCGTTATCAGTTCTTAGAGTTTTAATTTGCATTCCGTATTGATTTTTaatcatattaaaaaagatttgaaatttgtcaAAAACTTCACTTTTATTCTTAAGCAGATAAATCTaagtgatttttgaaaaatcatcaataaaggttGCATAATATCTAAAGTCAGAATAAGAATTCATAGGGGCTATTCCGCACACATCTGAATATATCAAATCAAATGGATGTTCATCAACACTATTAGACTCAAGAAAAGGAGGTCAACTCATCTTAGCATAACGATACACATCACACGAATGACAATCATAATAGCATGTAGGAAATAAAACTTTTAACTTGTAATTGGAAGGATGGTCGAGTCTTTTATGTCACAAAGAGCTATCAAATTTAGCAACCAaagctttattttcatgtttcagcACATACAGTCCATTGGTAATTTGTCCCttaccaatcatcttctttGTTAACCTGTCCTGAAAAATCACATCATatggtgagaatataatatcAAAGCTCAAATCCTTGGTGAGTTTAGAAAGAGACAATAAATTTGTAGATAGCTTAGGAACAACTaaggtattaatttttttgtcacaaTCAAGGAGATTAACACTACTAATACCTTCAACTCTCACCTTGGATCCATCTACAATAACGACAAAATTGTTCTCATGTACATCCTTAATATTAGAGTGATTTATAGTAGATGAACACATATGCTCACTTGCTCGAAAAACTATAATCCAACCATAGTAAGTAGAGAGAGTACCTGGAAGATCTTGACTAGATGCCGAGGTAACCATGACAGtcttctccttttgtttgtATACATTCTGAAGAAGCTCGGTGATAGTCTTCAATTGGGCAGCTACGTTAGTGGGTGGCAGCAACTTGAGCAGATGCAGTGGGCTCATTTGGACACCGACCCTGAGATGCTCTTCGTTTCCCGTGTAGTGTCCAACACCTATCACGAGTGTGTCCATTCTTCTTACAATAAGTGCAAATAAACTTGCGGTTTTGATTTCTCGAATTATAGCCATATGACCCTTGACTATCCCCTTTGTTCATTGTAGCAGCATAGGCAGCAGTATTGGCATGAAACGCTGCTTTGTGAAAACCCTCGCATGCTGAATTTTCTGGTTGAGTATCTGGGTTCATAACTTGATGACGTGTTTCTTCTCTCATAAAGGTGGATAGAATATTATTGACAGAAGGTAATTCGGCTAAGAGCAAAATTTGACTTTGAATATATTCAAAATCATTTCCAAGACTTGCTAGGAATTGAAAAGCCTTCTTGTGTTGTCTGAGTTTTTTTGATGGAGCATTATCACTATATGATGCAGTGTATATGTCATACTCATCCCTTAAACACTCCATTTTGCCAGAATAATCAGCAATACACCTATTCCCATTTTTTAAGCTATGAAGACAACATAGCTGGTACATACGGGCGACATTGTTTTGCTCACTATACATTTCCTTTGCATTAATCCATACATCATGAGCACTAGTCAGAAACATAAAGTTACAAGCAATTTTTTGCTCCATGGAATTGAGAAGCCATGACATAACCATGTCATTGATggattttcattccttaaaaCATGCATTAGTTTCATGTGGTCGAGTAATTTCTCCATCAATATAACTCATCTTTCATCTACCACTCATAGATAATGTAACAAATCTAGACCACGATAAATAATTTCCTCCATCTAGTAGAGTAAAAGTGATTTTAGTATTTTGTACCTGATCTTGAACAACTATTCTCTCCATTGTAGAGTTTGACCACTGGTTTGGTGTAGACGAGCTATTTTCAGTCATGAATCTGATGTGAAATAGGAAGCCGCAAGTGAAGAACAGAGAACCGCGCGGGAAAGGTTGAGGTCCTCTCTAGCAGGAATTTGCAGAATGCGTTTGAGACCCTCGGCACTTGTAAATTCTGCAGCTGCTTACAGAATcatccaaaaattatgaaatttggataaaaaatactagacaTGTGCCGGAATCCAATGCCACTAGGATCAGTTTCTTATTCGACTCCAATAAAAAATGCGCCCtagagaaagtcacgcctggacCTGAAGTCGTAGGAAGCACCCCAGTGGCAGGCGGTCAATCAAAAATTATATCTCCTCCACCGCtgtccaaaaattctgaaatttattATGGAGATTCCCCAGATGCATACAGTTCTAACGAGCCTTTGCTCTACCTTTTCTGACACCGGAACTGACAGCGCCGGTCGCCGGAATCTGGTGCAGTTTCTGATTTCACAGGTACTGTAAAATGAAAACTAGTAGCCAAAGAAAAATGCTTATCTCCTCAACGAATGctccaaaaaatctaaaattttgcAGAGAGAATCCTCAGATGCAGATGATTCCAACAAGCCTATGCTCGACCCATACCATAGCTGGAGCTGGCAGTGCTGGTCGCCAGAATCTAGCATAGTTTCAGATTTCACAGGTACTGTAACACGCAGGAGCATAGCACCCGACTCCTTCCAACTTTGATTCCTTCTTCATTTCAGCACCAATTCACCTCAAACTTGGTAGGAATCCTCCTGAGACTTAGGTGATGCTACTGGAATGGTCACCCTCTTCAGAAGGCCATCCGGTCATGCCTCTACTGGAACCAAGAGCAGTCagttcttcttgttcttcagCCTCTCGATTcctccaaaagaaaaatccacctgctctgataccatatagagagaaagaggagcaagatttaacgtggttcggtctGCTCAGACCTACATCCATGACAAAGGCTCCACACCTcgctttgtatttttcattattttgggCCAAAGGCAATACAGGTTATATATGAGTGCTTCCACCCGAATGCCTAACGAATGTGGAAGGCTCTCTCACAAGgcaatacaataaaagaaactatGATAGTTTCTAAAACATGCACAAGGAGAGAACGGCTATATGCCCAATGGGTgggaacaagaaaagaaacttgATTCTTCAACAAAATCCACGGTGAGAATCCTCACACTGCATGTTATTTCTCTCACTGGCCAGAATACAAGATACATCGTTGCACTCTCTTTcattgagaagaaaaaacgaGAGACACAACCTCACAAGGGAACACTTCCTACTCACCGGATACTCATAGCAGGTTTCTAGAAATAAATcagcaagagagaaaaaaaaaaggggccaATAACCGCCTCTCAACGGTAGGAAGTCTAGCAAGCCTGCCCCACGACTTTGTGCACTAGCCTTCTCCTAAGATAGACCATCTAAGAGCCTCGAAGATGCCTTCAAAGGTGTACCCATTCCATAAATCCACTGGCAGGTTGGGGAGATGGACCTAGAGGGTCCACTGTGTCCTGTTCCACTATCTTCAATTCTTGGCATGTAGCCACCGACTTGCTATAAGGGATTTGTTTCCTACCTTCAACGCTCGTTCCTGCAGGACTATGTTGAGTTCCAACTAAACCAGTACGTACTGGTTTAGTAGCAAAGAAAGTataccaaattttcaaaaataaaatatatctcaatatgagaaatgttattgattttgaaaatcatgacCAAAATATGGATCAAACACGAGGACAAGATCTTTGCtgcttagaaaaataaaaagatgccCCCACTTGCAAACTAGCTTTGCCTTTGACAAGATCCCTTTTGCAAAATACTAATCAAGACAATGCTCAGAAAACACCCCAAGTTGGAGAATGTAGGACAACTTTGAACATATTTGAAGATCCATGAAAGTTATGTTCAGAAGCTTATCATGAGACATCAAAAGCTTTGGAGATAGCTTGAATTTTGGGTCCTTAAATTTCATAAAAGATGTGTCCTTTATTCCAAAATATTCCCTAAgaattataatttttcataaattaatGCTATTAAGCTTCTTGAGGaaatttccttctatttttaaGATATGAACTTAAAGGAATCAGTTTCAATTTTATGGCAGATCTCAGAAAGAAGCATTCATCTCATATGTAAAAGAGGCTTTTGCATTTTGTGTGAAAAAAGCTTTGATATGTATCTGTCGCCTTAATAGGGGTGGACaatataaaggaaaagaaatgaaacagaaaatgatAGTCTGCCCTATAGTGATGTGGCAGTCCTCATTGGCTATTAAATTGTCTCCtgtcacttatatatatatatatatgcacttttGTTTGTCACTCTCATAAAAATGGTTTGACTTCTACTGccaattgaatatatatatacttttggTTGTCACTCTCATAAAAATGGTTTTGACTTTTACTGCCACTtgagcacatatatatatacttacttTGGTTTGTCACTCGTAAAAATGGTTTGACTTCTACTGCCAACTACTGGTGAAGCATTTTTAATGAAAGCATGAAGTTTTGTTTTATGGCTCGCATAAGAATTGACGACCCTATGGCCAATCGGTGGAACATTTTTAGTCAAAGCACCAATACTTGCCGTTCGGGCTCAACAGCTGCCTTCCTCTCCACGTAATGAGAGGATTTTGACCCGAGAAAACAGCTGTTGGGTTCTTGGTGGCGCCCACAGTAAGCAGTGCGTTGAAGAAACCAAAAGTGAACACTATAAACAGTAAACCAAGCGTAAGCAtgcatctcaaaatttgagAGGACCAAAGGCGCCTCAGACGAAAAGCCAAAAATGTGTGCTCCAGAAAGCAACTGTCACAAGCTACAAAGTGCAGATTCTAGCTAGATAAAGGAAGCAACTTGGTCACTCTTTGTTCTGTTCTTTCTGTTCTTGGTATCATATACAGATACGCCAAGTCCATGAGAAAACAGGGAATGGTGTTCTTGGTGAAGGCTGCTAAGCTGAActtgctctttctttttctgagaaTTGTGGTCCATGGGCAACAAGGTAAGTAACATGGATCCTACACAGCTGCAAGATATTCTTCTGTATGCCATGATGCGTTAACAAAAAGGAGCTCCATAAATTGGTTAAGGGTTAGACTCAAAATCCTCAAGTTAAAGAGGTCATCAGTTTGTTGCTTGGGGCATATCAATTGGCGTAATTCAGTAGTAGACAATTTAATGTGTATAATGTAAACATATTGTCTTCCTTTTAAGTCGACGTAAAAGCCTGTCTCAATAAAGGATGATCTTATGGGTTCCAATGGCGGAGGCTTCCATTAGGACTGACTTAGAATCAGACCCTCATAACAGTGGCCAAGCATGTTTTTTTCGTGTAGTCGTCAAATTAAGGTCCAATCTACTGGTATTTGATATGTTGCTAGCGGTCTGTGGTGATTCAGCAGTTTAGTTTCTACGATTATACTTCTACGTTTTGTTTAGATCAACAATTCCATCTTAGATCATTCGGAAGACTAATTTGAACAGTCGAACGGAGTGACTTTCAGTAAATGAAGATGTGATATTGCATGTTATTGCACTGAATCGGCAGTCTTATGAGAGCCTGAAAAAGCTTCAGACATAGATATCAACGTCAGTTTGTGATAAAAATGTATATGTGAAATGCCTTGGAGATCTGAAGATAAATAAGAGAGAGTGATACTCTTTGAACAGGTTTTATCAATATCGACTGCGGACTGCCCAAAAACTCAAATTTCAGTAATGAGGTTGGTTTAGTCTACGTGCCAGATGACATGTACACAGATGCAGGAACCAATATGCAGGTCGATCCTGATTTTCTAGGCAACCCAAAAGTATATACGACGCTAAGGAGCTTTCCAGATTATAACAGGAATTGTTACAACTTGACCCCAGTAGTAGTGGGCAGAACTTACCTGGTTCGAGCTTCTTTTATGTATGGAAACTATGATGGAAAGAAAGTGCTGCCAACGTTTGATCTCTACCTGGGTGTTAACTTTTGGGACACAATCAAGCTGGATAGCTCAACACATATTCTTTCAACTGAGATTACTGCCGAGGCTATGACAACTTCAATGGATGTGTGCTTGGTAAAAACAACGGATTCAGTACCCTCATATCTAGTTTGGAGCTTCGACAGCTTGACGAACGCATCTTTTCAAAGGTCAGCAAATCGCTTTCGCTTGTAACTCTGATGCGCATTAACACGGGGACAACTGCAGAAATTAGGTAAGCCATAATTTTGAGTACTGATAAGATTGTTAACAAGTGCAATATTAGCAGAAGATGACCTACTCAAGTATCCTTCAGGAATGCAGACGCATAAATTTAACCTTAATTTcctattttcttcattttagtgttctttttatctcttttcaattACGAAGAGAGCAAGGGTATGATACAACCAAAATGTTTGGACAAATAAGTGGTGATAATGTTCCTCTCTTTTGCAATCCTAAGCTCTCATGTAATTGATGGTCAAAGTCACCATTTTCCAGTTTTAAAATTTGCCCGCAGTTTCTATAGCATATTATATCGATCATGCTTTAGAAACTAACAGTTTGAAAAGTTTATCTCTCTAATATCTTGTTCCTCTTGATTATTGATCCTATCAGGTCTATTTTTAATACTTGTAGAAGAGCTCTCTCTCATGATCGCtttctattattttattttttaaaacatgtctTTCAGACATTAAGAAACTAGATAGAGATTACTTTATGTTGCACGTCTGAAGAATAAGATGGAGATATTTACCTGTGTATCCTAGGCTGGTTCTTTTAACCACACGATTCATCATGTTTACACACTTCATTGACAATAGAAGTTGAGAAGTTAAAACAGCTCTCATTTTTCAGGTATCCAGATGACTATTATGATCGGATATGGACACCCGGAAGTAGTGCATATGGCATTTCTTTGAACACCACAAATAAGGTGCTGGAGAACACAAGTTATTGGTTTGATTTGCCACCTTCTGTCCTGCAAACAGCAGTAATATCAAACAGTGACATAAAAATTGAATGGCAAGCAGAACCTGATTCAACCTACCAATTCTTCATGCATTTTGTAGAGTTAATTCAGCTTACTGATAATCAAACAAGAATGATGACAATAACAGAAAACGGGGCCTACTTTTTTGGCCCATTTTCTCCTAAGTACCTTGCCACAAAAATTGTATATTCAACCATTATAACGGGTGCAAGCCATTATTCCTTCTCAATATCTGTACCAACAAGTTCCATTCAGGGTCCGATTCTCAATGGTTTCCAAGTTTACAAAGTCAGACTTCTCACAAGTTCTGCAACTTTAAATGGAGATGGTTAGTGGTTTTCCTTGAAATTTCCTTTCTCAAATACGGTGTACAAACTGCTTTATTCCATAATGTAAAGATATAAAGACTAACAAAAAAAACACCTTCTTAGCAACTGCAATGATAGGAATCAAAGAATATTACCGCATACAATGGAATTGGCACTCAGATCCATGCCTACCACAGAATTATCAATGGAGTGGTGTACAGTGCGGCAACTATAGCTCTTCATCACCAAGAATTGTTTCACTGTAGGTGGCAATTTCAGTATTCTTCCTGAAAATTTATTGTATGTATACAATGTCTTCTAAGCCGATCCTGACTACCTGGGGAAGGCTTCATGATGATAATGCACCCTTTAAAGCTCAGTATGTTGTGCGTGCACAGGGACCTTGCAAACAGTGGATTGAATGGTACAATTTCTAATTCTTTTGCAGAGTTCACTGCAATCCAATCAATGTAAGTTTGACTTAGAACCAAACAATCTCCAGTAGTTCCTGTTTGCTCTTTAAATATCAGTTTACCTTTTGGTTCAGGAATCTATCAGGAAATCACTTGCAAGGTCCGATACCACTATTCTTGGGAGAGCTAGCTGCACTGACATCACTGTGAGTATGGATTTGATAGCGGTTGGTTTATATAAGTATCTATTCTAATCTCAAAACATGGTAATCTAAACTCAGAGATTTATCGAGCAATGAGCTAACGGGACAAGTTCCAAGTAGTTTGCTAGAAAGAGCTAGAAGTGGCTGGCTTTCTTTAAGGTATGCTCATCGTGGAATTCTTCCATGATTAATCAACATAAGCCCTCACTTGGTTTCGATATTTGCAGACTTGATAACAATCCACTGCTCTGTCAGAATGCTTCATGCAATGAAGTTCCAAAAGGTAGAAAATTTAGCACTTTAATTGTGGTGTTTATTGTGCTATCAGCAGTAGCTTCTATGGCAATCATGTTGTTGATTGTCCTTCTTATTATGAGAAAGTCCAAGAGCAAAAGGCAGAAAGGTTAGTACTTGTACCTGCAAATTTTTGGTCCTGTTACCAACTGCAATAATAAAAACAgttaaagagaaagaaatgtgaGCATACCATTTCTTATATCATGACTACAGGATGTCCATGGTTTAAGCTGTAGAAATTACGTCCAACCAGCAAAATAAATGGGCTTGTGATATGCACCACAGGGGAACACTAAGGCTGGAATCTCCATGTTGAAATGACAATTGATAACAACAGACCAATGCATATCTTCAGCATAATAAACTAAATAACAAAGGGAGAAGAAGTCCACAGCTGGCTATATTAGCTCTTAAAATGGCACTGACGAAGTGACAGTCATCTCTTACTCAGGGGCTTCAGTTGGCCTTCGTTTACTTTTCACATCACTCCTTTGTATAAATTAGTAACGCACAAAAACTTCATGTGCCTCCTATTCCTTTTGTTGTCTAAGCTGCTGTCTTTCTCTA harbors:
- the LOC116257809 gene encoding probable LRR receptor-like serine/threonine-protein kinase At1g05700, encoding MRKQGMVFLVKAAKLNLLFLFLRIVVHGQQGFINIDCGLPKNSNFSNEVGLVYVPDDMYTDAGTNMQVDPDFLGNPKVYTTLRSFPDYNRNCYNLTPVVVGRTYLVRASFMYGNYDGKKVLPTFDLYLGVNFWDTIKLDSSTHILSTEITAEAMTTSMDVCLVKTTDSVPSYLVWSFDSLTNASFQRYPDDYYDRIWTPGSSAYGISLNTTNKVLENTSYWFDLPPSVLQTAVISNSDIKIEWQAEPDSTYQFFMHFVELIQLTDNQTRMMTITENGAYFFGPFSPKYLATKIVYSTIITGASHYSFSISVPTSSIQGPILNGFQVYKVRLLTSSATLNGDATAMIGIKEYYRIQWNWHSDPCLPQNYQWSGVQCGNYSSSSPRIVSLDLANSGLNGTISNSFAEFTAIQSMNLSGNHLQGPIPLFLGELAALTSLDLSSNELTGQVPSSLLERARSGWLSLRLDNNPLLCQNASCNEVPKGRKFSTLIVVFIVLSAVASMAIMLLIVLLIMRKSKSKRQKDSAVKERLPLGSVNDWVYTYMDIVGITNDFERVIGKGGSATVYYGCMKNGVEVAVKMLNGSLTRGLKEFTSEVKLLMGINHKCLVSLIGFCEEDAKVILMYEYMSNGNLHSLLAAYSPKELPWKKRIQIELSAASGLEYLHSGCRPSIIHRDVKTSNILLNEKMEAKLSDFGLSKSSQVDDTTCVLTAVAGTPGYIDPEYFRTSKLTRKSDVYSFGVVLLELISGRPAIFTTDETVHIVQWITPLLQEDILNVVDPRFQGQYNRNSIMIVAKTDMECTAEKAAMRPTMTDVLNLLKEAMKLEDNVPEGGNSTVQTDPTSAPWSYCNEAEYGSTSFLEPR